One window from the genome of Diospyros lotus cultivar Yz01 chromosome 11, ASM1463336v1, whole genome shotgun sequence encodes:
- the LOC127813510 gene encoding uncharacterized protein LOC127813510 isoform X1, with translation MFFQIYDSLLMIIMADILILMASDSDAPSGSFGSGRKDPAWKYNTLPDPKDINSLKCNFCGKITKGGVYRAKHHLVGGYRNTKVCPKCPSHVKEEIREYMSKKLEEKNNSDVILDFDDIDTLGDDDEVVFERGVKRPMSSSSSQGFTMQQKKQRMKGPLDLLLPPKPKVSTGKQTTMETHVNKELRENACVWFSRWMYEAGLSFSAVKYPIFKPMIEAIGRASPGMKPPSYHEVRVPYLKKELVHTNEIMKSHKEDWPKYGCSLMCDGWKDKRKRSLLNFLVNYPKGSMFIRSIDTSSYAKDAVKIFQLLDQFVEEVGEANVVQVVTDNASANILVGKFAIF, from the coding sequence atgttttttcaaatttatgactCCTTGCTTATGATCATTATGGCAGATATCCTAATCCTAATGGCATCTGATTCAGATGCTCCTAGTGGCTCCTTTGGCAGTGGTAGAAAAGATCCAGCATGGAAATATAACACATTGCCAGATCCAAAGGACATAAACtctttaaaatgtaatttttgtggaaaaataaCGAAAGGAGGGGTTTACCGAGCTAAACACCACCTTGTTGGAGGGTATAGGAATACCAAAgtttgtccaaaatgtccttcacatgttaaagaagaaattagagagtaTATGTCGAAAAAGCTAGAAGAGAAGAACAATAGTGATGTTATACTAGATTTTGACGACATTGATACCCTTGGAGATGATGATGAAGTGGTTTTTGAAAGAGGTGTTAAAAGGCCTATGTCTTCAAGTTCAAGTCAAGGTTTTACTATGCAACAAAAAAAGCAAAGGATGAAAGGGCCTTTGGATTTGCTTTTGCCTCCTAAACCTAAAGTGAGCACTGGGAAGCAAACAACAATGGAGACCCATGTCAATAAAGAACTGAGGGAGAATGCTTGCGTTTGGTTTTCTAGATGGATGTATGAAGCTGGCTTGTCTTTCAGTGCAGTCAAGTATCCAATTTTTAAGCCAATGATTGAGGCTATTGGTCGAGCTAGTCCAGGCATGAAACCTCCTAGTTATCATGAGGTGAGAGTTCCTTATCTTAAGAAGGAGTTGGTACacacaaatgaaattatgaaGAGTCATAAGGAGGATTGGCCTAAATATGGATGTTCCCTTATGTGTGATGGTTGGAAGGATAAGAGAAAGAGATCTTTGCTTAACTTTTTGGTAAATTATCCAAAGGGAAGCATGTTCATTAGATCCATTGATACTTCCTCATATGCCAAGGATGCtgttaaaatatttcaattacttgACCAGTTTGTAGAGGAAGTAGGTGAAGCAAATGTGGTTCAAGTTGTGACTGATAATGCCTCGGCTAATATTTTAGTTGGCAAGTTTGCTATCTTTTAA